In Pseudomonas sp. HR96, the DNA window GTGACCCGCGACCTGCTCGACCTGGCCGCGCCCGAGGTACTCTTCATGCACTGCCTGCCAGCCCACCGCGGCGAGGAGATCAGCCTGGACGTGCTTGACGATCCGCGTGCAGTCGCCTGGGATCAGGCAGAGAACCGCCTGCACGCGCAGAAGGCGTTGCTGGAGTTTCTCGTCGCGCCGGCCTACCAGCCGGCCTGAAGCCTGGCGCCACAGCGCTCAGCTGCGGCCGATATCGGCAAAGGTCGCCCGGGTATGCTCGGCGAGCACCCCGGGCGCCAGCTCCACCTCCAGCCCGCGCCGCCCGGCGCTGACGAAAATACTGCCCTGCCCGACCGCCGAGTGATCGATGAAGGTGCGCAGGCGTTTCTTCTGCCCCAGCGGGCTGATGCCGCCCAATAGATAACCAGTTGCCCGCTGGGCCGCCGCTGGGTCGGCCATCTCGCATTTCTTCACGCCGGCCGCATGGGCCAGAGCCTTGAGATCCAGGGTGCCGGCCACCGGCACCACCGCCACCAGCAACTCGGCCTTCTCGCTGGTCGCCAGCAGGGTCTTGAACACCTGCCCCGGCTGCAAGCCGAGCTTCTCGGCTGCCTCCAGCCCGTAGGAGGCGGCTTTCGGGTCATGTTCGTAACTGTGCACTCGATGTTCGGCGTGAACTTTTTTCAACAGATCCAGGGCGGGGGTCATCCAGTACTCCAGACGCATCATTTGCGACAAATCGTTGCCGCGCAGTGTAGGACAATCGGCGTCGTTGCGTCTTCCTGCCGGCGCCGATCGCTGATTTGCGGACGAATTCACAGCCAATGGTCAGATTATGGTCTTCCGTTCACTTTCGACCTTTGACATCATCGTTTCTTGAGTATATTTTTTCGTTTGCGAATATCCCAGATTTTTGGTAAATCAGCAGCAGTGGTAAACGAACAGGGCTCGCACTCCCTGCTCGACATAACAGAACGCGTTCAGCGCGTCTTAAAAACAAGAACAAACGGGAAGACACCTATGACACAGCAACTGCAACAACCGACGCTGTTCGGGCAATGCATATCGGAGTTTTTCGGCACTGCCTTGTTTCTGTTTTTTGGTACCGGATGTGTCGCCGCGCTCAAGGTCGGCGGTGCAGCATTCGGCCAGTGGGAGATCAGCATCATCTGGGGCCTCGCCGTCAGCATGGCGATCTACCTCACGGCCGGCGTGTCCGGCGCCCACCTCAGCCCCGCCGTCAGCATCGCGCTGAGCATCTTCGGCGACTTCGACAAGCGCAAGCTGCCCTTCTACATCATCGCGCAAATGGCCGGAGCCTTCTGCGGCGCCGCCCTGGTCTACACCCTCTACAGCAGCCTGTTTTTCGATTACGAACAAGTGCATCACATGGTGCGTGGGTCGACCGAAAGCCTGGCCCTGGCTGGCGTGTTCTCCACCTACCCGAACGCCATCCTCTCCACCGGCCAGGCCTTCCTCGTCGAACTGGTGATCACTGCCGTGCTGATGGGCACCATCATGGCCCTCACCGATGACAACAACGGCCTGCCACGCGGCCCGCTGGCACCCTTGCTGATCGGCCTGCTGGTGGCCGTCATCGGTGCCTCGATGGGCCCCCTCACCGGCTTCGCCATGAACCCGGCTCGCGATTTCGGGCCCAAGGTGATGACGTTCCTCGCCGGCTGGGGTGATGTCGCCTTTACCGGTGGCCGTGACATCCCCTACTTCATCGTGCCGATCGTCGCGCCGATCCTGGGTGCCTGCCTGGGCGCTGCCCTGTACCGCGGCCTGATCGCCCGTCACCTGCCAGCCCCGATGGTGGCCGTGGTTGCCGTGCTGCCGGAAAAGACCGTCGAGAAGAATGTTTCCGAACAAACCGAAGCCCCCCGGGGAAAAGCCCAGGCTTGAGCCTGGGACTCACCCGTACGGCCCCGTTGAGCCATCTCATTTCATTCGAGCAAGGTCCCCGTCATGACCGATAGTCAGAACAAGAACTACATCATCGCCCTCGACCAGGGCACTACCAGCTCCCGCGCGATC includes these proteins:
- a CDS encoding MIP/aquaporin family protein, which translates into the protein MTQQLQQPTLFGQCISEFFGTALFLFFGTGCVAALKVGGAAFGQWEISIIWGLAVSMAIYLTAGVSGAHLSPAVSIALSIFGDFDKRKLPFYIIAQMAGAFCGAALVYTLYSSLFFDYEQVHHMVRGSTESLALAGVFSTYPNAILSTGQAFLVELVITAVLMGTIMALTDDNNGLPRGPLAPLLIGLLVAVIGASMGPLTGFAMNPARDFGPKVMTFLAGWGDVAFTGGRDIPYFIVPIVAPILGACLGAALYRGLIARHLPAPMVAVVAVLPEKTVEKNVSEQTEAPRGKAQA
- the ybaK gene encoding Cys-tRNA(Pro) deacylase; the encoded protein is MTPALDLLKKVHAEHRVHSYEHDPKAASYGLEAAEKLGLQPGQVFKTLLATSEKAELLVAVVPVAGTLDLKALAHAAGVKKCEMADPAAAQRATGYLLGGISPLGQKKRLRTFIDHSAVGQGSIFVSAGRRGLEVELAPGVLAEHTRATFADIGRS